Proteins found in one Bacillus subtilis subsp. subtilis str. 168 genomic segment:
- the bioB gene encoding biotin synthase (Evidence 1a: Function from experimental evidences in the studied strain; PubMedId: 2110099, 8763940, 11717296, 12368242; Product type e: enzyme) — translation MNQWMELADRVLAGAEVTDEEALSILHCPDEDILLLMHGAFHIRKHFYGKKVKLNMIMNAKSGLCPENCGYCSQSAISKAPIESYRMVNKETLLEGAKRAHDLNIGTYCIVASGRGPSNREVDQVVDAVQEIKETYGLKICACLGLLKPEQAKRLKDAGVDRYNHNLNTSQRNHSNITTSHTYDDRVNTVEIAKESGLSPCSGAIIGMKETKQDVIDIAKSLKALDADSIPVNFLHAIDGTPLEGVNELNPLYCLKVLALFRFINPSKEIRISGGREVNLRTLQPLGLYAANSIFVGDYLTTAGQEETEDHKMLSDLGFEVESVEEMKASLSAKS, via the coding sequence ATGAATCAATGGATGGAACTCGCAGACCGGGTGCTGGCTGGAGCAGAAGTGACTGACGAAGAGGCGCTTTCAATATTACATTGTCCTGATGAAGATATTTTGCTATTAATGCACGGGGCTTTTCACATCAGAAAACACTTTTACGGAAAAAAAGTAAAGCTCAATATGATTATGAATGCGAAATCCGGGCTCTGCCCGGAAAACTGCGGCTATTGTTCACAGTCTGCGATTTCGAAAGCGCCGATTGAGTCTTACCGGATGGTGAATAAGGAAACGCTGCTTGAAGGCGCGAAGCGGGCGCACGATCTGAATATCGGCACATATTGTATCGTGGCAAGCGGCAGAGGTCCGTCTAACAGAGAAGTGGATCAGGTCGTAGATGCGGTTCAGGAAATTAAAGAGACGTATGGACTGAAGATTTGTGCATGTCTTGGACTGTTGAAGCCAGAGCAGGCGAAGCGGCTCAAAGATGCAGGAGTAGACCGCTATAATCATAATTTGAATACGTCACAGAGAAACCATTCAAACATCACAACCTCACATACATACGATGACAGAGTCAATACGGTTGAAATCGCAAAAGAATCGGGGCTGTCTCCGTGTTCAGGCGCCATTATCGGGATGAAGGAGACGAAACAGGATGTCATTGACATCGCCAAAAGCTTGAAGGCTCTTGACGCGGATTCCATTCCTGTGAATTTTTTGCATGCAATTGATGGCACGCCGTTAGAAGGCGTCAACGAATTAAACCCGCTGTATTGTTTAAAAGTGCTGGCGCTGTTCCGTTTTATCAATCCATCAAAAGAAATTCGCATTTCCGGAGGAAGAGAGGTCAATCTCCGCACATTGCAGCCATTAGGGCTTTACGCCGCAAACTCCATTTTTGTCGGAGACTACTTAACAACTGCCGGGCAAGAGGAGACGGAGGATCATAAAATGCTGAGTGATTTAGGCTTTGAAGTTGAATCAGTCGAAGAAATGAAGGCTAGTTTAAGTGCGAAAAGCTGA
- the bioD gene encoding dethiobiotin synthetase (Evidence 1a: Function from experimental evidences in the studied strain; PubMedId: 2110099, 8763940, 11717296, 12368242, 20565114; Product type e: enzyme), with amino-acid sequence MRGFFVTGTDTEVGKTVISSGLAALLKDNNRHVGVYKPFLSGISRHHPDSDTSLLKDMSQTSLSHEDITPFAFKAPLAPYVAGKLEGKTVTMEEVLSHWGRIREKHECFIVEGAGGISVPLGEDYLVSHVIKALQLPMIIVARPRLGTINHTFLTVKYAESMGLPIAGIIINGISDSPDEDEKTNPEMIERLCGVPILGVTPKLANVTKETVLHMVKDHINLSLLMNQVGV; translated from the coding sequence TTGAGGGGTTTTTTTGTGACGGGAACTGATACAGAAGTAGGGAAAACGGTTATATCCAGCGGTCTTGCTGCCTTATTGAAAGACAATAATAGACATGTCGGGGTGTATAAACCATTTTTAAGCGGGATATCGCGCCATCATCCAGATAGTGATACAAGTTTGCTGAAAGATATGTCGCAGACCAGTCTTTCTCATGAAGACATTACGCCTTTTGCCTTCAAGGCGCCGCTTGCACCATACGTTGCAGGGAAACTTGAGGGAAAGACTGTCACCATGGAAGAGGTTTTAAGCCATTGGGGGCGGATTAGAGAAAAACATGAATGCTTCATCGTAGAAGGTGCAGGCGGTATTTCTGTGCCATTGGGAGAGGACTATTTGGTCAGTCATGTCATAAAAGCGTTGCAGCTTCCCATGATTATTGTGGCGCGTCCTCGCCTTGGAACCATTAATCATACCTTTTTAACTGTCAAATATGCAGAAAGCATGGGGCTTCCAATCGCCGGAATTATCATCAATGGAATCAGTGACTCTCCTGATGAAGATGAAAAAACCAATCCTGAGATGATTGAGCGCTTATGCGGTGTGCCGATTTTAGGGGTTACGCCAAAGCTTGCCAACGTGACGAAAGAAACGGTTCTACATATGGTAAAAGACCATATCAATCTATCATTACTGATGAATCAAGTGGGGGTATGA
- the bioFC gene encoding 8-amino-7-oxononanoate synthase (pimeloyl-CoA-dependent) (Evidence 1a: Function from experimental evidences in the studied strain; PubMedId: 8763940, 11322938, 11717296, 12368242, 15056910, 16557306; Product type e : enzyme) → MKIDSWLNERLDRMKEAGVHRNLRSMDGAPVPERNIDGENQTVWSSNNYLGLASDRRLIDAAQTALQQFGTGSSGSRLTTGNSVWHEKLEKKIASFKLTEAALLFSSGYLANVGVLSSLPEKEDVILSDQLNHASMIDGCRLSKADTVVYRHIDMNDLENKLNETQRYQRRFIVTDGVFSMDGTIAPLDQIISLAKRYHAFVVVDDAHATGVLGDSGQGTSEYFGVCPDIVIGTLSKAVGAEGGFAAGSAVFIDFLLNHARTFIFQTAIPPASCAAAHEAFNIIEASREKRQLLFSYISMIRTSLKNMGYVVKGDHTPIIPVVIGDAHKTVLFAEKLQGKGIYAPAIRPPTVAPGESRIRITITSDHSMGDIDHLLQTFHSIGKELHII, encoded by the coding sequence TTGAAGATTGATTCCTGGTTAAACGAGCGGTTAGACAGAATGAAAGAAGCCGGCGTACATCGTAACCTGCGGTCAATGGATGGAGCGCCGGTTCCAGAGAGGAATATTGATGGCGAAAATCAAACGGTCTGGTCCTCAAACAATTATTTAGGGCTCGCAAGCGATAGACGTTTGATCGATGCAGCCCAAACAGCATTGCAGCAATTTGGGACAGGAAGCAGCGGTTCACGTTTAACGACAGGCAATTCGGTCTGGCATGAAAAGCTAGAAAAGAAGATTGCCAGCTTTAAACTGACAGAAGCGGCCCTGCTGTTTTCGAGCGGTTACTTGGCCAATGTCGGTGTCCTTTCATCCTTGCCAGAAAAGGAAGATGTCATTTTAAGTGACCAGCTCAATCATGCAAGTATGATCGACGGCTGCCGACTTTCTAAGGCTGATACAGTTGTTTATCGGCATATTGATATGAATGATCTTGAAAACAAGCTGAATGAAACACAGCGTTATCAGCGCCGTTTTATCGTAACAGACGGAGTATTCAGCATGGATGGCACAATCGCCCCTCTTGATCAGATCATCTCACTTGCGAAACGCTATCATGCCTTCGTGGTCGTTGATGATGCCCACGCAACAGGAGTTTTGGGCGATTCGGGACAAGGAACGAGTGAATACTTTGGTGTTTGTCCCGACATTGTTATCGGCACCTTAAGCAAAGCTGTTGGCGCGGAAGGAGGTTTTGCGGCAGGATCAGCGGTCTTCATCGACTTTTTGCTGAACCATGCCAGAACATTTATCTTTCAAACCGCTATTCCGCCAGCCAGCTGTGCGGCTGCTCACGAGGCTTTCAACATCATTGAAGCCAGCAGGGAAAAACGACAGCTTTTATTTTCTTATATCAGCATGATCAGAACCAGTCTGAAGAATATGGGTTATGTGGTGAAAGGAGATCACACACCGATTATTCCTGTAGTCATTGGCGATGCCCATAAAACGGTCCTATTTGCTGAAAAACTGCAGGGCAAGGGAATTTATGCTCCTGCCATTCGGCCGCCAACCGTTGCGCCGGGTGAAAGCCGGATTCGAATTACAATCACGTCTGACCACAGTATGGGTGATATTGATCATTTGCTGCAAACATTTCATTCAATCGGAAAGGAGCTGCACATCATTTGA
- the bioK gene encoding L-lysine-8-amino-7-oxononanoate aminotransferase (Evidence 1a: Function from experimental evidences in the studied strain; PubMedId: 15880481, 20565114, 21437340; Product type e: enzyme), with amino-acid sequence MTHDLIEKSKKHLWLPFTQMKDYDENPLIIESGTGIKVKDINGKEYYDGFSSVWLNVHGHRKKELDDAIKKQLGKIAHSTLLGMTNVPATQLAETLIDISPKKLTRVFYSDSGAEAMEIALKMAFQYWKNIGKPEKQKFIAMKNGYHGDTIGAVSVGSIELFHHVYGPLMFESYKAPIPYVYRSESGDPDECRDQCLRELAQLLEEHHEEIAALSIESMVQGASGMIVMPEGYLAGVRELCTTYDVLMIVDEVATGFGRTGKMFACEHENVQPDLMAAGKGITGGYLPIAVTFATEDIYKAFYDDYENLKTFFHGHSYTGNQLGCAVALENLALFESENIVEQVAEKSKKLHFLLQDLHALPHVGDIRQLGFMCGAELVRSKETKEPYPADRRIGYKVSLKMRELGMLTRPLGDVIAFLPPLASTAEELSEMVAIMKQAIHEVTSLED; translated from the coding sequence ATGACTCATGATTTGATAGAAAAAAGTAAAAAGCACCTCTGGCTGCCATTTACCCAAATGAAAGATTATGATGAAAACCCCTTAATCATCGAAAGCGGGACTGGAATCAAAGTCAAAGACATAAACGGCAAGGAATACTATGACGGTTTTTCATCGGTTTGGCTTAATGTCCACGGACACCGCAAAAAAGAACTAGATGACGCCATAAAAAAACAGCTCGGAAAAATTGCGCACTCCACGTTATTGGGCATGACCAATGTTCCAGCAACCCAGCTTGCCGAAACATTAATCGACATCAGCCCAAAAAAGCTCACGCGGGTCTTTTATTCAGACAGCGGCGCAGAGGCGATGGAAATAGCCCTAAAAATGGCGTTTCAGTATTGGAAGAACATCGGGAAGCCCGAGAAACAAAAATTCATCGCAATGAAAAACGGGTATCACGGTGATACGATTGGCGCCGTCAGTGTCGGTTCAATTGAGCTTTTTCACCACGTATACGGCCCGTTGATGTTCGAGAGTTACAAGGCCCCGATTCCTTATGTGTATCGTTCTGAAAGCGGTGATCCTGATGAGTGCCGTGATCAGTGCCTCCGAGAGCTTGCACAGCTGCTTGAGGAACATCATGAGGAAATTGCCGCGCTTTCCATTGAATCAATGGTACAAGGCGCGTCCGGTATGATCGTGATGCCGGAAGGATATTTGGCAGGCGTGCGCGAGCTATGTACAACATACGATGTCTTAATGATCGTTGATGAAGTCGCTACAGGCTTTGGCCGTACAGGAAAAATGTTTGCGTGCGAGCACGAGAATGTCCAGCCTGATCTGATGGCTGCCGGTAAAGGCATTACAGGAGGCTATTTGCCAATTGCCGTTACGTTTGCCACTGAAGACATCTATAAGGCATTCTATGATGATTATGAAAACCTAAAAACCTTTTTCCATGGCCATTCCTATACAGGCAATCAGCTTGGCTGTGCGGTTGCGCTTGAAAATCTGGCATTATTTGAATCTGAAAACATTGTGGAACAAGTAGCGGAAAAAAGTAAAAAGCTCCATTTTCTTCTTCAAGATCTGCACGCTCTTCCTCATGTTGGGGATATTCGGCAGCTTGGCTTTATGTGCGGTGCAGAGCTTGTACGATCAAAGGAAACTAAAGAACCTTACCCGGCTGATCGGCGGATTGGATACAAAGTTTCCTTAAAAATGAGAGAGTTAGGAATGCTGACAAGACCGCTTGGGGACGTGATTGCATTTCTTCCTCCTCTTGCCAGCACAGCTGAAGAGCTCTCGGAAATGGTTGCCATTATGAAACAAGCGATCCACGAGGTTACGAGCCTTGAAGATTGA
- the bioW gene encoding 6-carboxyhexanoate-CoA ligase (pimeloyl-CoA synthase) (Evidence 1a: Function from experimental evidences in the studied strain; PubMedId: 8763940, 11368323, 11717296, 21437340, 28196402, 29054876; Product type e : enzyme): MQEETFYSVRMRASMNGSHEDGGKHISGGERLIPFHEMKHTVNALLEKGLSHSRGKPDFMQIQFEEVHESIKTIQPLPVHTNEVSCPEEGQKLARLLLEKEGVSRDVIEKAYEQIPEWSDVRGAVLFDIHTGKRMDQTKEKGVRVSRMDWPDANFEKWALHSHVPAHSRIKEALALASKVSRHPAVVAELCWSDDPDYITGYVAGKKMGYQRITAMKEYGTEEGCRVFFIDGSNDVNTYIHDLEKQPILIEWEEDHDS, from the coding sequence ATGCAAGAAGAAACTTTTTATAGTGTCAGAATGAGGGCTTCAATGAATGGATCTCATGAAGACGGCGGAAAGCATATATCCGGCGGAGAACGGCTTATTCCTTTCCATGAGATGAAGCATACAGTCAATGCTTTATTAGAAAAAGGGTTATCCCATTCAAGAGGAAAACCTGATTTTATGCAAATTCAATTTGAAGAGGTACATGAATCGATAAAAACCATTCAGCCATTGCCTGTGCATACGAATGAAGTGAGCTGCCCGGAAGAAGGACAAAAGCTTGCCCGATTGTTATTGGAAAAAGAAGGCGTTTCACGAGACGTGATTGAAAAAGCATATGAACAAATCCCTGAATGGTCAGATGTCAGGGGTGCGGTGTTGTTTGATATTCATACAGGCAAGCGAATGGATCAAACAAAAGAAAAAGGGGTGCGGGTCTCCAGAATGGATTGGCCGGACGCTAATTTTGAAAAATGGGCGCTTCACAGTCACGTGCCAGCTCATTCAAGAATAAAAGAGGCCCTTGCGCTCGCTTCAAAGGTAAGCCGGCACCCGGCAGTCGTTGCAGAATTATGCTGGTCGGACGATCCGGATTACATAACAGGCTATGTTGCGGGTAAGAAAATGGGCTATCAGCGTATTACAGCAATGAAAGAATACGGGACTGAAGAGGGCTGCCGAGTCTTTTTTATTGATGGATCCAATGATGTAAACACGTACATACATGACCTGGAGAAGCAGCCTATTTTAATAGAGTGGGAGGAAGATCATGACTCATGA
- the ytaP gene encoding putative hydrolase (Evidence 3: Putative function from multiple computational evidences; Product type e: enzyme), which yields MRAERRKQLFRLLGDLPDRRPISVETLRIEEREENIVETLLLDLNGHEKAPAYFVKPKKTEGPCPAVLFQHSHGGQYDRGKSELIEGADYLKTPSFSDELTSLGYGVLAIDHWGFGDRRGKAESEIFKEMLLTGKVMWGMMIYDSLSALDYMQSRSDVQPDRIGTIGMSMGGLMAWWTAALDDRIKVCVDLCSQVDHHVLIKTQNLDRHGFYYYVPSLAKHFSASEIQSLIAPRPHLSLVGVHDRLTPAEGVDKIEKELTAVYAGQGAADCYRVVRSASGHFETAVIRHEAVRFLQKWL from the coding sequence ATGAGAGCCGAAAGAAGAAAGCAACTGTTTCGATTGCTTGGTGATTTGCCTGATCGGAGGCCAATCAGTGTTGAGACATTACGTATTGAAGAAAGAGAAGAAAATATCGTTGAAACGCTCCTGCTCGATTTAAATGGACATGAAAAGGCGCCCGCTTATTTTGTGAAGCCGAAGAAAACAGAAGGACCGTGCCCAGCCGTATTGTTTCAGCATTCGCATGGAGGCCAGTATGATAGGGGAAAAAGTGAGCTGATTGAGGGAGCGGATTATTTGAAAACGCCTTCTTTTTCTGATGAGCTTACTTCACTCGGATACGGCGTTCTTGCGATTGATCATTGGGGGTTTGGAGATCGGCGGGGAAAAGCGGAAAGCGAGATATTTAAAGAAATGCTTCTCACCGGAAAAGTGATGTGGGGGATGATGATTTATGACAGTTTAAGTGCGTTAGACTATATGCAGTCACGCTCTGATGTTCAGCCTGACAGGATCGGAACCATCGGCATGTCTATGGGAGGTTTGATGGCGTGGTGGACAGCGGCGCTCGATGACCGGATTAAGGTGTGTGTGGATTTGTGCAGCCAGGTGGATCATCACGTGCTGATCAAAACACAGAATCTTGACAGGCACGGCTTTTATTATTACGTCCCATCGCTTGCAAAGCATTTTTCCGCATCGGAGATCCAAAGCCTGATCGCGCCGCGCCCGCACCTTAGTCTTGTTGGTGTACACGATCGGTTAACGCCGGCTGAGGGCGTGGACAAAATCGAAAAAGAATTGACAGCTGTCTATGCTGGACAGGGAGCTGCTGATTGCTACCGAGTGGTCCGTTCTGCTTCGGGACATTTCGAAACAGCAGTTATAAGGCATGAAGCTGTCCGGTTTTTGCAAAAGTGGCTGTGA
- the msmR gene encoding transcriptional regulator (LacI family) (Evidence 2a: Function from experimental evidences in other organisms; PubMedId: 12847288; Product type r : regulator) produces MVRIKDIALKAKVSSATVSRILNEDESLSVAGETRQRVINIAEELGYQTVAKRRKSRGQKQRAQPLIGVLSCLSPDQERQDPYFSSIRKGIEKECFEQEIFITNSIHLGSFQEHIFRELDGVIVIGRVHDEAVKHISGRLEHAVFINHSPDPQAYDSIGIDFESASRQAIDHLFDLGYKRLGYIGGQEKEHTLKDGQSIRRTIEDKRLTAFLESAAPQPEHVLIGEYSMREGYRLMKKAIDQGHLPEAFFIASDSMAIGALKALQEAGLQVPRDTAIVSFNGIEEAEFASTPLTTVKVYTEEMGRTGVKLLLDRLNGRTLPQHVTLPTTLIVRQSCGCTAKEVT; encoded by the coding sequence ATGGTTCGTATTAAAGATATCGCCTTGAAAGCTAAAGTTTCCAGCGCAACTGTGTCCAGAATTTTAAATGAAGATGAGTCGCTTTCTGTTGCGGGCGAAACGAGACAAAGAGTCATCAACATCGCTGAAGAGCTTGGTTATCAAACCGTTGCCAAACGCCGAAAATCCCGCGGGCAAAAACAGCGGGCTCAGCCGCTGATCGGTGTGCTGAGCTGTCTGTCCCCTGATCAGGAAAGGCAGGACCCTTATTTTTCTTCCATTCGGAAAGGGATTGAAAAGGAATGCTTTGAACAGGAAATTTTCATTACAAATTCGATTCATCTCGGCTCCTTTCAGGAACATATCTTTCGGGAATTGGATGGTGTCATTGTCATCGGCCGTGTTCATGATGAAGCGGTTAAGCATATCAGCGGGAGGCTGGAGCATGCCGTATTTATCAATCATTCACCAGATCCGCAAGCATACGATTCGATTGGCATCGATTTTGAATCGGCTTCACGCCAGGCGATTGATCACCTTTTCGACTTAGGCTACAAACGGTTAGGCTACATTGGCGGACAAGAAAAAGAGCATACGCTGAAGGACGGCCAAAGCATTCGCAGAACGATTGAAGATAAACGCCTGACCGCTTTTTTGGAGTCAGCCGCCCCCCAGCCTGAGCATGTGCTGATCGGAGAATACAGCATGCGTGAGGGCTATCGCCTGATGAAGAAAGCAATCGATCAAGGCCATCTGCCGGAAGCATTCTTTATTGCCAGCGATTCTATGGCGATCGGCGCATTAAAAGCGCTGCAGGAAGCCGGACTGCAAGTGCCGCGGGATACCGCAATCGTCAGCTTTAACGGCATTGAGGAAGCTGAATTTGCCAGCACGCCTTTAACGACGGTGAAGGTATACACAGAGGAAATGGGCCGGACAGGCGTAAAACTGCTGCTTGACC